The Oncorhynchus tshawytscha isolate Ot180627B linkage group LG16, Otsh_v2.0, whole genome shotgun sequence nucleotide sequence TCATGGTTAACCTTTAGTGGGGATCAATGTGTCCAGCTCAACCCACCCACCAAACATTGGACAGTTAATATGGAAGAGTGTCTAGCTTCACATCTTGTTTTTGCTAGAAGATACTAGTGGTGGAGCATGCCTTGATCCAAACCTGAGAGGGTTCCTGAAATGGGCCAATAGAGGGAGacactgtagctagctatctcACATTCACACCATTTGACCGCTGTAACAGGGCTGGAATGTCCCAATGTACATCATTCACATACTGTGGATTGCATTAAAACCACACACAGGCTcgcacataaatacacacacacacacacacacacacacacacacacacacacacacacacacacacacacacacacacacacacacacacacacacacacacacacatcctcaccCATACACACATTATATGCAATAGAAACATTACTGCAGCTGTGACATAGTAAAATATTAGCCAAATTAAATGCATCATGCCAGATGCTCAcaatagatacagtgccttcggaaagtattcagaccccttgactttttccacattttatttattttttttaaatgtaaaaaatgaaatatcacatttatataagtattcagaccctttacaactttgttgaagcacctttggcagcaattacagcctcgaatcttcttggttatgacgctacaagcttcgcacacctgtatttggggagtttctcccattcttctctgcagatcctctcaaactctgtcaggttggatggggagcgtcgctgcacagctattttcaggtctctccagagatgttagatcaggttcaattccgggctctggctggaccactcaaggacattcagagacttgttctgaagccactcctgcgttgtcttggctgtgttctataaggtcattgtcctgttggaaggtgaaccttcggcccagtctgaggtgctcaactccctgaacaaggcccttcacacctgatttctcagtttgagcgggcagccagctctaggaagagtcttggtggttccaaacatcttccatttaagtatgatggaggccactgtgttcttgaggacctttttttggtacccttgcccagatctgtgcctcgacacaatcctgtctcggattgcacaactgtgggaccttatgtagacaggtgtgtgcctttctaaatcatgtccaataaattgaatttagcccaggtggactccaatcaagttgtaggaacatctcaaggatgatcattggaaacaggatgcacctgagctcaatttagagtctcaaagtctcatagcaaaggatctgaataaaTAAGGTATTACTTTCTTTCAaataacctgttttcgctttctcattatgggtAGATTATTGaggattttaaaaaatttaatagattttagaataaggctgtaacataacaaaatgtggaaaaagtcaaggggtctgaatacattccaaaggcactgtatatccactCCCCATGAGATCCATCATAAGGGAGGAGCCACATAAACAAAGATTCAAATCTGGGTCCACAGTGACTGGTCTGAGTACACGAGGGAATGACCAGACACACCCACCCCAAACCAGGCCAAACACTGTCCTATCCTATccactctttctcacacacacgtgcacacacacacacacacacacacacagacagacacaaacacacacaggcacacacacaccttatcccCAGCCAAacgctgtcctctcctcttctatcaaTCACTGCATACTCGGTCTCTGAGAAATCTTGTGACACATAGCTGGCCCAGGGTGCAACATTTAATCTGTTCATGTGTAAAATGTGATACTAGTGGCTGTTGGTTTTATTAGTAACACAGGGAGAGCTTTGACACAAGGATCCTTCTCTCCACATAACATAGGAGGCCACGGGGAGGAGCGGAGCGGCCGGACACACACTTTAACTAAAAATCTCCTCTGGTATATAAACATTCTCATAGTACTCCTCTGGTATAACTATATTAACATTCTCATAGTACTCCTCTGGTATAACTATATTAACATTATCATAGTACTCCTCTGGTATAACTATATTAACATTATCATAGTACTCCTCTGGTACTACTATATTAACATTCTCATAGTACTCCTCTGGTATAACTATATTAACATTATCATAGTACTCCTCCGGTATAACGATATTAACATTCTCATAGTACTCCTCTGGTATAACTATATTAACATTCTCATAGTACTCCTCTGGTATAACTATATTAACATTCTCATAGTACTCCTCTGGTATAACTATATTAACATTATCATAATACTCCTCTGGTACTTCAGGCTGCAGTACAAAATGCTTGACTTTAACTAAAAGGTGTATAATAAAGATGAATTATGCAGAAATAAACTTAAGATGTGAGGAATTGCAAGTGACTAATTTGCAATGTGTAATTTTTTGATAGGCGTTAGAGGATGTATTATTTGCATTAGATACCCAAGTGACTAGTGTTGGATGCACAAATGATAAAATATCTCTTTCCCACAAAGCAAAAGTCCTCTGATGTCATTGAACTAAAATCTATGAGGAAGCTCCCAGTTAAAGCAGCACATCTGTTGTGAGAAACAAAAAACTATCTGGAAAACATCATCCCTTTCTTTCCACTGTGATGCAATGTTATACTCAACCAAGTTCATTTCCTTTGGCCCTGCTACGCCTTGCAGTCCATGATACACTGTCTAATACAACATACCTTAATTTATCGCCACATTTGTTGTAATGCAGCCTATATGATGTCCATTGCTTTGATCGCATATGCACAGTCCAATGTGTATTGTGCCTTACTTGCTCTAAGGAAATATGGATAACTTTAAAACTACTTTAGCCTAATATGGACAATTGTTTTATGCAGTATATTCTTAGAAATCACCTTCACCACAATCAAGTAaaactgtgaaaaactgaatcAGTGAATCGGTATAGACCTAAATTCCCCAAATATATAGAACACAGGGAGACTATGAACAGCACTGTCCTCTGTTCCACAGAGGGTAGAGCTTCCTTCAAACCAGGCTTTCTATCATTGGGTTAGTACGCCCCCTTCTGTACTAATGACCATTCTACAGTTTTCTAAGGGTTTAGATATCTTGTTATTGCAAAGGGAAACTGAACGAAAGTTGATTTAATTTGCCTAATGGCCTGTTTTCCTTATTAGTTCATTAGTCTATGGACAGGTATACCTATTGTTTTATAGGGCAGTAGGCCTAGGATACTGTACTCTAATTGCACTTCAAAATCTTTGAAAAACACGTCGTGAGTATTACATTTTAACGTGACAGTTCCAAATGTTTGTGAATATGCGTCAAAAGCATGTGATTCCGACGACGCAGTATTACGTTTTTGTACAGCGGCCAATCGAACATCGGGGGTGTGTGAGAGGGCGTGGATTGAATGTGGCGCTCTGGAAAATTCGATGAATTATCAAGTTAAAAGCAAACGTCttgaaataaatgatgaagggACCAATGCCAGGAATACAACTCTAGTAGTGTCGCACTTTATTGTTCAGAATGTTCGCAGGACATGCTACTGAGGAGATGGGCCATAGGTGAGTCCTTTCTGCCCAAGTGGTGGGATAGGGCTTGGATCATTACACACCACCGTTGCTTCAGTCTACTGTCACTGTCAACATCCCAGGATATAACAGGTGAAATTGTAAATATATAATCAGGAAATACTTTAGGTTGCGCAATCGAAAATGTTTGTGTAACTTTTCTAAAGGCTTCAGGCAGTTCATGTTTCTGATATTGTATTAATGTTAATAGAAATCATCAGTGTTGCCGTGTAGGATATGGGGCTATGGGGTTTTAAAACAGTTGTTATGAATTTTCTTACACTATGAATAATCTTAAAGTGCCAGCCCAATAGGCTAATGCATAAAATGTATAATCCCTAGTAAAAGTGATCGTATTACCTGGGAATAGGGCATCAAATTGAAGGCAAGGTGATGGGGAGGGTACCATAACAGTAAAAAAAAGGATGCTGCGGAGGAGAGAGGGCTTGACACTGTAAAAGGAGGATGTTGCGCAGTTCTATTTACCtgcgtgtctgtctctctgtgcgtaTTTTATGACACTGGGTACGGAGTGGTATGGCAAGTTTTGTTATATTTACAAGGATGTTATTATACCATTGGTAGTTTATATGTAATGCAATGAAATGTATAGGATATACAGACATACATTATTGTTGATATTAATAATGTCATCCTCTAAATAAAATACGTAATTCTGCTTTCTTTGACTAAACTAATGTTTACCCAAGTAGGCCTTTTGATGGATTACATGATTATTGAAAGTAGGATGAGATGCGCACTTTGTATTTCTGATGTAAACAAACCCCCAAACCATTACACTTCCTGGGCGGTGGGTGTCGCTGTTTTGCAGTTTAGATAAACATACATAATCCGTCATTTTCAATACTGAATGTGGACACTGGACGTTATCGTCTCATCATCGATGTATATGTGATCTTCACACCTGAAATTATTTTACCTTTACATGAAAAAAAGAGATCGATAGGCGGTGGTTATACAAGTGTGTAAAGGAAATGTGTTTCCTGCATATCCCACTCCCCCCAAGACCAGTGGTGGATCTAGACCATTTCAACAGGGGGGCCAAGCTGGgtccagttgtactgttagaggggctaGTTACATTAGAAGTTATTGCTGCAAGCATTAGCAGGCAAAATACCATGTTCATAATGCAGATGCATGTGGTACGATACCTTTGTGTTCCGCCTAAAGCCGTCCCTCTAGAAAATGTGTGGGTTGAATTAGTTTTCCACATTGCCACTGTCTAATAACGGATGTAAAAAAAAGAACGATAGCAAAAATGTGTCATGTAAAAATGATTTCGTACTCCACATTTAGGGGGGCCACAAGGGGGTCCAAAATTGTTGTCACAGGGGCACTggtgcaattagggttaagtgcgtTGCTTAAATGCAAATTGACAGATTTTTGCAAATTgaccaagtttttttttttttctcaccaaAATCAGTGCAAAAATTTAAATGagcaacctttcaattactggcTTAACGCGCTAACTgcttggctacctgccgcactAGGCTAGGTGACCTGCCGCTTGACTAGTGAAACATTACAGCAGTATTCTGATTGGAGTTCAATCAAATGTGTGATGTTTATTTTCCCTCCCCAGGTTATGTCCGGTCAGGTTTATGAGAATGGCTGGCACCATGTGGGAAACAATGACCAGGGCTCTCTTGACTTCAAGGCCTTCAAACCTCAACAGTAAAAAGTGACTGCAGTGGATGGTGATCTTATTATCTCAGTTATACAGAGATCTCTTTAATTGTGTGCATGTTGGAGGGTTCAATCAATTACGTTTATTGAACTCAGGATCtgagtgccttagactgctgcgccacacgGGAGCCCAAGTAACATAACTATGTAGGTCTAGGCTAGATCATCAATCTACTCATATTGTCATTGGATGTATGGGGAGTTTGTGTTTACTGTGCAAGAATGTACACGTCTGGAGCTGCATAGGCTATGTCCTGATATGAAGTGGTGGACAAAGTTTGTTGGATACGTTTTCATCCACGTACCTTCACATTTCTTATTTTTCAGTAGAACAAAGGTGAAACATCGATGGGGCCAAAATAAGGTGAGTAGTATACACAACACCTAACAAATAGAACACCTATGATAGTAATATACACATTTCTAAGAGTGCCACAAACTGCTGAGCCATATGGTGTTAGATTTCAGGGATGGATGGCGAAGGCTTCTTCCCATACAGCCACAACAACAGCAGTGAGCAGGcatacagaccagaccagggcacTTAccttgccagagagagagattagggttTAGGAAGTGGAGCAGGACATTGAGATGACATGGCTAAATTTAACGCAGTGCCCAGTGAATGATGGGTATAAATCGCTGACAGGAAGGATTCCAGCTCCAGGTTGCATGCATCTTTAGTGACTGCATGTCACTGAGAACACTGtcaacacaacaccacatcaCTGGAAGCActgtcaacacaacacagcacatcacTGGAAGCACTGTCAACACAACACTGCACATCACTGGAAGCACTgtcaatacaacactacacaTCACTGGAAGCACTGTCAACACAACACTGCACATCACTAGAAGCACTGTCAATACAACACTGCACATCACTGGAAGCACTGTCAATACAACACTGCACATCACTGGAAGCACTGTCAATACAACACTGCACATCACCGGAAGCACTGTCAACACAACACTGCACATCACTGGAAGCACTGTCAATACAACACTGCACATCACTGGAAGCACTGTCAACACAACACTGCACATCACTGGAAGCACTGTCAATACAACACTGCACATCACTGGAAGCACTGGCAATACAACACTGCACATCACTGAGAACACTGTCAAGGCAACACTGCACATCACTGGAAGCACTGTCAATACAACACTGCACATCACTGAGAACACTGTCAAGGCAACACTGCACATCACTGGAAGCACTGTCAATACAACACTGCACATCACTGAGAACACTGTCAAGGCAACACTACACATCACTGGAAGCACTGTCAATACAACACTGCACATCACTGGAAGCACTGTCAATACAACACTGCACATCACTGAGAACACTGTCAAGGCAACACTGCACATCACTGAGAACACTGTCAATACAACACTGCACATCACTGAGAACACTGTCAAGGCAACACTGCACATCACTGGAAGCACTGTCAATACAACACTGCACATCACTGAGAACACTGTCAAGGCAACACTACACATCACTGGAAGCACTGTCAATGCAACACTGCACATCACTGAGAACACTGTCAAGGCAAGACTACACATCACTGGAAGCACTGTCATAACAACACTGCACATCACTGAGAACACTGTCAAGGCAACACTACACATCACTGGAAGCACTGTCAATACAACACTGCACATCACTGGAAGCACTGTCAATACAACACTGCACATCACTGGAAGCACTGTCAATACAACACTGCACATCACTGAGAACACTGTCAAGGCAACACTACACATCACTGGAAGCACTGTCAATACAACACTGCACATCACTGGAAGCACTGTCAATACAACACTGCACATCACTGGAAGCACTGTCAATACAACACTGCACATCACTGAGAACACTGTCAAGGCAACACTACACATCACTGGAAGCACTGTCAAGGCAACACTGCACGTCATCGTCAATATAACACAAATCTGTCttttctttatacagtgactagTTTAAATTGTGCGTCATGCATACTGGGCATTCATTGCACACAAATTGCCACCAGCTGTCTATGATGCAAATATGGAATGGCCTGTATAGGATTTGCCTTATATATTGGTATTACAATAAAGAAATAGGAATATTCATGTGTTATAGGCATTACCATATTAAATGAATCTTCCATTACAATTGATTGAGATCATAGTTCTTACTGCACTACGCTCACTGCATATGTATTGCATTGATTTGATCTTGGTTCAGGTAGTACATTATATACCAGTAGCAGGGGGAGGAACCTGAACCTGGCCTCAACCTGGTAAACCCTCACATCATTGGCCTCCTGCTTCTGTTCCAAGTGTTACTTTGTGCTGTGTTGTTTAGTCTGGGTATCTACTGACTGAGAGGAGACCAGATCTCTGATCAGTACTCCTGCATGTACCATGTCTCCTCAGAGAACACATTAGCCTAGACTGTACCATGGTAAATAATAGTTTTAAACTAGTAAAAACGGACTTCTTCCAGACAGAATAGATCCTGTAGGTTCAGACTTACTCGTCAACCAATTTTTTGTTGTCTCATGGGTTTAATAATCAACACATACAACTCCCATGATGCTCTGTGGCGTAACCCCAATACAACTTAATACACAACACCATGTCTCCTCAGAGAACACATGCCTTTGATCAGACCGATCCATTACATCACCTTGCTGCTggtggagagaaagaggcagCACTGAGAGAAAGCAAATTCTTTACCAATAGTCTCCTTCCCTTCCCGGTAAGCTGAACCCAAAGAGTGAATGCTGAAGTgaacgctctctctgtctctttccctctctctctttctctttccctctctttctctctctctctgtctctttccctctctgtctctttctctctctgtctctctctctctctttctctctctctctctttcggtctctctctgtctctttctctctctgtctctctctctctctttctctctctctctctttcggtctctctctgtctctctctctctgtctctttccctctctgtctctctctctctttcggtctctctctgtctctttctctctctgtctctctctctctctttcggtctctctctgtctctctctctctgtctctttccctctctgtctctctctctctgtctctttcggtctctctctgtctctctctctctgtctctctctctctctttctctctctctctctttcggtctctctctgtctctctctctctgtctctttccctctctgtctctctctctctttcggtctctctctgtctctttccctctctttctctctctctctgtctctttccctctctgtctctctctctctgtctctttccctctctttctctctctctctgtctctttccctctctgtctctctctctctgtctctttccctctctttctctctctctctttctctctctgtctctctctctctgtctctttccctctctttctctctctctctgtctctttccctctctgtctctctctctctgtctctttccctctctctctctctctctttctctctctgtctctttctctctgtctctttccctctctttctctctctctctgtctctttccctctctttctctctctctctctctctttcggtctctctctgtctctctctctctgtctctttcggtctctctctgtctctctctctctgtctctttccctctctttctctctctctctgtctctttccctctctgtctctctctctctgtctctttccctctctttctctctctctctgtctctttccctctctgtctctctctctctctgtctctttccctctctttctctctctctctttctctctctgtctctctctctctctctgtctctttccctctctttctctctctctgtctctttccctctctgtctctctctctctgtctctttccctctctttctctctctctctgtctctttccctctctgtctctctctctctgtctctttccctctctttctctctctctctttctctctctgtctctttctctctgtctctttctctctctgtctctttctctctgtctctttctctttccctctctgtctctctctctctctctctctctctctctttttctttctctctctctctgtctctttccctctctgtctctctctctctgtctctttccctctctttctctctctctctttctctctctgtctctttctctctttctctttctgtctatttccctctctttctctctctctctttctctctctgtctctttctctctgtctctttccctctctgtctctttctctctctgtctctttctctctgtctctttctctctgtctctttccctctctgtctctttctctctctgtctctttctctctgtctctttccctctctttccctctatttctctctctctctttcggtctctctctgtctctttccctctctttctctctctctctctgtctctttccctctctttctctctctctctctttccctctctttctctctctctctgtctctttccctctctttctctctctctctttctctttccctctctttctctctctctctttctctttccctctctttctctctctctctttctctttccctctgtttctctctctctctgtctctttccctctctttctctctctctgtctctttccctctctttctctctctctctctgtctctttccctctctttctctctctctctctgtctctttccctctctttctctctctctctctgtctctttccctctctttctctctctctctgtctctttccctctctgtctctctctctctgtctctttccctctctttctctctctctctgtctctttccctctctgtctctctctctctgtctctttccctctctttctctctctctctttctctctctgtctctttctctctgtctctttctctctctgtctctttctctctgtctctttctctttccctctctgtctctctctctctgtctctctctctctgtttctttctctctctctctgtctctttccctctctgtctctctctctctgtctctttccctctctttctctctctctctttctctctctgtctctttctctctttctctttctgtctatttccctctctttctctctctctctttctctctctgtctctttctctctgtctctttccctctctgtctctttctctctctgtctctttctctctgtctctttctctctgtctctttcctctctctgtctctttccctctctttccctctatttctctctctctctttcggtctctctctgtctctttccctctctttctctctctctctctgtctctttccctctctttctctctctctctgtctctttccctctctttctctctctctctgtctctttccctctctttctctctctctctttctctttccctctctttctctctctctctttctctttccctctctttctctctctctctttctctttccctctgtttctctctctctctgtctctttccctctctttctctctctctgtctctttccctctctgtctctttccctctctttctctctctctctctgtctctttccctctctttctctctctctctctgtctctttccctctctttctctctctctctttctctttccctctctttctctctttctctctctttctctttccctctctttctctctctctctttctctttccctctctttctctctctctttctctctctctctttcggtctctctctgtctctttccctctctttctctctctctctctgtctctttccctctctttctctctctctctttctctttccctctctttctctctctctctttctctttccctctctttctctctctctctttctctttccctctctttctctctctctctttctctctctctctttcggtctctctctgtctctttccctctctttctctctctctctttcggtctctctctttcggtctctctgAACCAGTGTCAATGCAACATACTTTATGTCCTACAATGTAATTATCATGTTATTACTGTATCATCTTCCTCCAAGCAATTTGATTCCAAGGTTGCTTATTTAATGCATACATCAGCCCAGTTGTGTTGGAGTGGTTCTGCTCAAGCGTGAAGGAAATCAACTTACTTTACATGATGCGGTCTGTAAGACAAAGCTTCCATTTACAGCCCAGGTATTAAAAGTATGTTTCTAATCCGCGAGCACTGTAGACAGACATGATGTGGTTTGCCTTGTGGTGTGTAGCTGAACCTAATGACGGTTCTCCAGCCCTGCCTATGTCTGGTGCTAAGTGGTTGTAGTGCTACAGCCATAGCTAacaccagcacacacagacacagacacagacacagactcacacacacacactatcatgacacaaggcgagacccagatgcagacacaggaggcagatggttggagtcttacaatatttatTAACCCAATAGgggaaggcaagagaatggtcgtggacaggcaaaacggtcaaaaccagttcagagtccaaagGGTACGGAAGGgtaggcagaatcaaggtcaagccaggcaggatgatcaggcaggcaggaaagaagcccagagtcaggcaggggtcaaaactaggactagcaaaaagagaatagcaaaaggaatacgggaaaaacacgctggttgacttgtctaacatacaagacaaactggcacagagagacaggaaacacaggggtaAATACACTAGCAcatagagacaggaaacacagggataaatacactggggaaaacaagcgacacttggagggggtggagacaataacgaggacaggtgaaactgatcagggtgtgacacacacactcctcacaatAACAGAGAGTGCGACTTTCACCACAGGCGAAATTGGACAATGATTCCAGAGCTTtctttaaaatgtacattttgaaCAGCACATTTTCCAGGTCCTAAGTCTTTTTGTACTGCACTGATTGTTCCATGGATGCAGTAGGTCTGTTTTGAGTATTTAGTGTGCTGGCCCACTCTCATCTCCTATAAACAAGATGTTTCTGTATATTCCATCCATGGGCTGTTGTGGTGTTCCTTCCATGGGCTCATTGCTTGGCCAGCTGGCTTGGAGCATCATGAAACAGTATATAGTGGATCATGATGGAATCACAAGTTCATTCTTATGATGTTGTGTTATAAAAATCACAACTATCTTGTTGTTTCATCTTTCTTCAGTACCTCTTCCGAGTACTGTTTGGAATTGTCAAGTGCTGGATAAGGTATGTGGACTCGATTAAACCCAATATATCTTGAAATTCCCTCTCTGTAAATTATTAACTGAAACAAAACAGACTATTTGAAGACATCAACACAACCCTTTTAAAGGTACACTACATCCCAGACTTGATATgtcagacatacagttgaagtcggaagtgtacatacaccttagccaaatacatttaaacttagttattcacaaatcctgacatttaatcctagtaaaaattccctgtcttaggtcagttaggatcaccactttattttaagaatgtgaaatgtcagaataatagagagaattatttctttcagcttttatttctttcatcgcattcccagtggtcagaagtttacatacactcaattagtatttggcagcattgcctttaaattgtttaacttgggtcaaatgtttcgggtagccttccgcaagcttcccacaataagttgggtgaatttcggcccattcctcctgacaaagctggtgtcactgagtcaggtttgtaggcctccttgctcgcacatgctttttcagttctgcccacatattttctataggatttaggtcagggctttgtgatggtcactccaataccttgactttgttgtccttaagccattttggcacaactttggaagtatgcttggggttactgtccatttggaagacccatttgcaaccaagctttaacttcccgactgatgtcttgatgttgcttcaatatatctacatcatTTTCCGTAATCATGatgattttgtgaagtgcaccagtccctcctgcagcaaagcacccccacaacatgatgttgccacccccgtgcttcacggatgtGATGGTGtacttcagcttgcaagcctcccctttttcctccaaacataacgatggtcattatggccaaacagttctatttttgtttcatcagtctagaggacatttctccaaaaagtacaatctttgtccacatgtgcagttgcaaaccgtagtctggcttttttta carries:
- the LOC112216615 gene encoding dynein heavy chain-like; protein product: MSLRTLSTQHHITGSTVNTTQHITGSTVNTTLHITGSTVNTTLHITGSTVNTTLHITRSTVNTTLHITGSTVNTTLHITGSTVNTTLHITGSTVNTTLHITGSTVNTTLHITGSTVNTTLHITGSTVNTTLHITGSTGNTTLHITENTVKATLHITGSTVNTTLHITENTVKATLHITGSTVNTTLHITENTVKATLHITGSTVNTTLHITGSTVNTTLHITENTVKATLHITENTVNTTLHITENTVKATLHITGSTVNTTLHITENTVKATLHITGSTVNATLHITENTVKARLHITGSTVITTLHITENTVKATLHITGSTVNTTLHITGSTVNTTLHITGSTVNTTLHITENTVKATLHITGSTVNTTLHITGSTVNTTLHITGSTVNTTLHITENTVKATLHITGSTVKATLHVIVNITQICLFFIQ